AACATAGTGTCTTAAAATAATATCTATATATCAATTATTCACATGTTATTTAGCCTAGACTATAAAGCAAATTTGATAAACGTAACATTTCATAGCATATAGTCTAACTGTAACTATACAAACACAACTCAAGCTAAACTACGGTTCATCTATGCATGTGGAAATGAATCGTAAACGTACTGATGCACATCCAAATTATCATCACCACCGCCGTTACTGCTACTGTTATCGTCACCGTTAGTGTTGCCCTCAGCTTTACGTTAACCGACACATTCATTGTTTGCACACCCAAACCTTCTTCAGCACCGTTACCGTTACCGTCACCTTGTGCTTCTGCTGGTTCTTCTTCATCCTCTCCTTCACTCAATTCTCCAGCACTACCCAAATTATCACTCAATTCTCCGTCATCACCAGCACCACCGTTACCGTTACCGTTACCGTCGGCATTACCGTCACCGTTACCGTCGGCATTACCGTCACCGTTACAATTATCTTGTGCCTCTGCTGCTCCTTCTCCCATATCATTATTCTTGTCAACAAGTTCCTCTATAGTTGATTTCTGAAGAGGGCAtgcataaattataattaagaaCCAATTATTGAGTAAATTATATCATCAAACATAAAAAGAATCACGAATCTTGAAACTTTCCATTCATTTCTCAGCATCCAAACAGAAACTAATTACTGTGTGTCTAATACATTTTCTGGTTCttcaacaaaaaatataaacccaagAAACCTAACCAGAGATACAAAACTGAAATCTTGATAGTTTTGacgatgaaaagaaaaataaaattaatccttTTCTCTGTTTTCCTACCAACCAAACATAATTCTACATGCATATGACTTTGTCTTTCAAGATACAAAACACTAAACAGATATTCAAGAttatttatctaataaattaaaCAGACCTTCAAGATTAATTAGAGTagaaaaaattctttaaattccATGAATCACAGGTTTAAAGAATAAAGATTTCTGAACTAATTAAACAACATTATAAAACAGAACTGAAGTTTAAAGAATCACTTACTTCAACATCAGACTGAATTTCCTTTGCTAACAATTTCTTGCGATCAGTATTCATTTTGATTCTGTTTCcttgaaaagaaagaaaagataaTGAGAGAGATTGAAGGGGTTTCTTGATTTTTCTGTAGGAGTAAgtaaactgaattttttttttctttgagttCGTTATATAAAAGGTTTGGGGGAACCAAGTTGGTTATGCATAACGGTTTTTCACTCTTTTTCAGCGAATCATATGCTGCCACATGAATCATATGAAATTAGCACAAACTTTTGAGTTTAAACCCCTTTATATATAGCTTATTGCTCAAAGGTGAAAGTAATGATAGATTAGTCAATTTTAGTCACTGTTTTTATGGATATAGAAGGGAATCAAAGAGATAAAGTGCCACTATATGggcatgattattttatagatGACCGGCATTGTATATTCACTcatttatattctaattttcATACTTCATATTCATCACCCGTCGAGAATTCAACTACACGCTCAGTGTCGGATCCAAAAGCTTTTTTCAGCCTGGGCTAAATAACAcgtaaataatatatatatatatatatatatatatatataaatattatttatataaaatatatatcaataaaaataaataaatgacttGTCTTCTTTATTacaatagtttatttttttcgatgtcataataaaaacattatccacaatttgaattgtttattttcattagtttatttatttaaaaagttcACTAACAAatctatataataattttttattaactatcaaaaaaaacataatcaattatacattaactaaaattaattatcactaaaataataatagtttttaaaaatacttactCATTATagtctaattaattttaatatttttatgacttaattaattaaaataacctaaaaatataaatctaatatGATTATTATGTggatataataattaattttatatgcatatacacaaaacatataaacaagtttGCTTAAAATTGAAGGTTCTTTGATTCTcacaaaaaattagaaaataattagaattactaatatttaattgtagattttaatttaattttaaaagaaaaaatttagaTGTTCAAAATAAAGAATCTGGAAATTGGATAATAAATTCAGAAATAATTTATGAAGTTAATTCAAAGAATGTGAAAAATAATTGTACTATctagttaaatttaattaataataataattgagaAAATATGAAGGaattgatttgataaataattaaactgtatttgaaaaGATATGGCTCAAATAAAAGAACAGTTTGCAAGTTGAATTGTATTGACAGAAAGTGGGCTTTTGTTAATGAATGGCCAAACTATTGGACCTTCAAACTTAAAAGAAAGGTTAAATATGAACTTTTTAGATGGTCTTCTTCCTTTCAGCTAGGGCTGAAACGCATATCTGCTGCGTTTTGCAGCACCGCCACAACAGTCTCTTGTTACTCGTACTTCAACGAACCACCTCTAATCTAAACTCCAAATTTTTAGTGGCAGTCCAGGCTGAAGCCTGATAAGGTTATAGATTAGATAATGTAGTTTGCTAATACTCATCTGCTTATAGTTAGCTTATAGATAGCTTCATAGAGTTTTGTATATATCACAACTCTTCTCTTGTAATCTATATATATGTAACTACCACATCAGAAATACTATCGATCAATTCATAATCATTCTACATGGTATCAAAGCCATCTAGGGTTTAAACACCAAAATGTCAAACCAAGCTATTGTTTCTGCCTCATCAATTATGAATCTTCCTAATGCCAATTTTACAGCTCAATTGCCCATCAAATTGAATACAACAAATTATCTTCTTTGGCAAGCTCAGCTTATGCCTCTACTTCGGTCTTACGACCTATCTTGCCACATCGATGGCACTGCGCCTCTGGCACCGTTTCTTGCCGATGAACAGCCTAATCCCATATATCACAATTGGTATAGACATGATCAGTTAGTTCTTACCTGGATCATTGGATCTGTATCAGAAAACTTCTTATCTCAAATCGTCAATGTCACCTGCGCCCGTGAAGCCTGGAACAAACTGTCTTCTGCTTACTCGTCTGGCTCCAAAGCTCAGATTCGCACCTTAAAATCTGGTTTTTATCGGATCCAAAAGGAGCCAGCTGAATCCATTGCTGTTTATGTTCAACGTGCAAAATCAATCTTTGATCAACTACTTGCACTTGGAAATCCTATCCTTGAGGATGATCTCGTTCAGGTAATCACAAACGGACTTGATTTTTCTTATCGTCCCTTTCTTCGTTCTTTAGAAAACCGTCTTGATACGGTTGGATTTGACGACTTGTATGGTTTGTTGTTGAGCGAGGAGACAAGTTTAACAAATGAATCTGCCAGACAAAATAATGTTCCTGCTGCCTCAGTTTTCTCTGCTGCTATGTCTTCCCAAAATCCATCGAGCTCCGCTTTTGCTGCTCACCACCAGCCTGGTGGTCGATACGTCCCTCCTTATCGTGGTCGGAGTTCAAGATACCGGGGCAGAGGAAGGTACTCTTCCCCCAACAATTATCGTGGCTCCTCTGTCAACCAGTCTGCAAACTGGAATTATACTGCTCAGCCAATACAATCAGCCTCTCCAAATTCTTCTCCACATCCTGATTTAATGAGTGTCACCTGCTTTAATTGCAATGGCAATGGCCACTACGCCAATACATGTTCTTCACCGAGACAACGCCGTGAACAGCGATCAAACCATCACCAACCAGTGTCTAATTTAGCCACCGCAACCAACATTCATCCACAATCATGGATTCTAGACTCCGGTGCAACACATCATATTACTTCTGATATTAACAATATGTCTGCTCCTACAGAATACTCTGGTCCGGATGGTATCAAAATCGGTGATGGTAAAACTCTTCCCATTACTCACTCTAGCACTACTTCCTTTACTTCAAATAATTCTACGTTTTATTTACGTGATATTCTTCGTGTTCCACAAGCATGTGATAACTTATTATCCATTTCTTCTTTCACTAATGCTAACAATGTTTCGATTGAATTTTTCCCATCTTATTTTGCAATCAAGGATATCCGCACGAAACAGGTTATTCTTTCAGGCCCGAATGATAGCGGACTATACTCCATCTCTCTTCAGCCgagtcacaacaaacaagtcaAAGCAGCCCTGAAATGCTCTCTTTCTACCTGGCATGCTCGTTTGGGTCATGCCAATATTCGCACAGTCAATCAAGTTTTAGCAAATTGTGATATTTCCGTTGATAATAAGTTGTTTAATTTGTGTCATGCATGCTGTATTAGCAAAAGTCACAAATTACCTTTTTCAGATTCTGATTCTC
This region of Mercurialis annua linkage group LG1-X, ddMerAnnu1.2, whole genome shotgun sequence genomic DNA includes:
- the LOC126665738 gene encoding uncharacterized protein LOC126665738, which translates into the protein MNTDRKKLLAKEIQSDVEKSTIEELVDKNNDMGEGAAEAQDNCNGDGNADGNGDGNADGNGNGNGGAGDDGELSDNLGSAGELSEGEDEEEPAEAQGDGNGNGAEEGLGVQTMNVSVNVKLRATLTVTITVAVTAVVMIIWMCISTFTIHFHMHR